Genomic segment of Apostichopus japonicus isolate 1M-3 chromosome 8, ASM3797524v1, whole genome shotgun sequence:
ttaggattacagcagagagttgttatggaatatgCAACTCACTGATTACAGtaaagaactgaggatatgtgtaattccaacaaatcccaaacaactggatatgttggaattacacatatcctcagttcttactgtaaccctaatagcacatgctaccgattttaAGCACGATCCACGATTTACGattgtggtccttttcgcgttccatactctGTATGTATCTGATGCATCTCGATCTATCGTTGTCGTTCTGGTGGCTGCTGCCGCGTTTTAGTACGGTCGGAGCTAAAAGTCGGGCTTGCCTTTAAATTTGATCTCCACCACATGCATGGATTAAACTTGTCATCTATAAACTCCACCATGCATGCAGTGGCTAACATCTTATGCCCAACTGATTACCACTTTACAGAATCAGTTTCATATAaaattatgaattaagtatgTATGAATCATTTTATCTCGTTACCATGGAAGTGTATATATGGAGAGCTTGCTATAGCAGCTATACATGAGCTTGTATAACTAACTTGGTTAAATTCTTTCCATGTACCATCCGTACATGGAAAGAATTTAACCAATTTAGTTTGTATAAAAGTTAAAGGCGAACTTTTGCATTTGAAGAAGATACTGCTAGGACCGAAATGGTTAGCCATATCTACATATAGGCTCTTCAGTAGATAAGTCATTTTgttagcatttttttttcttccatcttTTGAGAGAATATTTCATCTTTATTCATTTTCTGTCCTTCCCTATTCAGAGAGGATTCCGTGCATTACCCAGCTCGGAAGATGAACTCGCTTCCAATGCATAAAAACATGCAATGATCAACATTGAACGATATTTGCAGGATTGAGCAGCCTATAAAAGGGGCGGAGAAAGTATTAAGAAGATAATTGTAGGCAGaattcaggggcgtatccaggattttccaataggggggggggggcgccaggcatgaatgatcgccgtcctgggagatgggtctaaggggagggggtgtacaatttttgctttcaaagaagggctgaaatgcaaaatggtgttatatgcatgggcggcgatccgtacttccgagtgggggggggggggatatgaccttgttgactatctaagcgtagcgccaccatgagttggcgcgaagcgtacaagaaaattttgggattaacaaaccctctagatggccggaaacggcacttcccgaggtttccaagcggcatatacccaactttaaatagggatgtcatgtccgaaatatctcataatcaggaaatcaggatccaaaatacttttttttttaatttcgggtgttattttgggaaaattgcccctgtcaatcttgtttcaggcgcaacgttagaatgttcgagagctctgttatattattcgatgaagaaaatggcctcatgcaggctattataggcctatacacatgcaatacacaattacacatagttacattcctaggtaccgattgctagggcatccaggtgaaacgtgtattaagcattaccctggttacatgagattctcagctgttcgagggaacatgtacgtgtgcaggcctactatagggcctatacaCTCTTAAAACACCTGGGTCATATTCATGACCCAAACGCAGGGTCGATGGTCTTATAACCCAATTTGGGTTGTACCATACACTAAGCTGACCTAATGCTAAGTCCGAAACTGACTTTCATCAACGAGTCAAAATAATATTGGACTATGATTGGTCAACATTATAGGAATATGAGTGCACCATGTCAGATCAGCCAATCAACGAACACACATTGACCGTCCGATCATATTGGCCCTGCGCGCGCGCCATAGACAAATTGGCTGTAGAACAAGTTTGCTGACAGAGCGAACATGATTAGAAGCACAAATGGATTCGTTCGTGAAAGATAAATTAGAAGAATGGGGCTTGATGGAATGGGCTAATTCATTTCAAGGTATGGTATCATGTGCAAATATcttttttaatatgtaattaaatttcaagaaatgcTGAAGTAGCATACGAAGACTTAACGTATGGCTAAGTCGGTGACTAATTCGTAGTCGTACTAGCCTATAGCCTAACGCTAAGCCATAACATAGGCTAGGCCTGTAAAGAGTACACTATTGCAGTTGAGATTGAGATGATGTATACATGTACGGAACCTCTAGTATCTGATAGATAAATCCACAATCCTAATTGAactgtatatttaaaataaatatgacgaTGCACAACTGCATAAGTAAGCATTGTTGACAATGCATAAGTAgcctagggcctaggcctaagcaatGTTGTGCCAAGTTTGGTAAGTAAATATGATgaggcctaggcccctaggcgAGGCCTATTTGCGATCATGAGGGTCAGCGATCATGAGCATGACGGCTAGATTTAGACATGCTAATGGAGTGGGTTTTTTTGTACACACAGGGCAGCTACTGAAGTGTGAAACATTTGGAATATGCGTAATGtcgtaggcctacagtagcctaatgttaggcctaggctaggcacTACTGCGCATAGTGttataggcctaacgttaggcctagttaTGGAACAAGCCCCAGTgaccaaaaaaaatcatcagcgtttttaccagaattttagggttactgtaggcctaggcctaaataacaaaaatagctttgcctagcctagacctactgtagcctaggcctaatgttacatCTGATTAAGCAGTAAGTTTACTAACATAGCTTATcagactaggcctaggcctaccaaaaaaaagacaaagaagaCCAAACAAGAGGCAGAACTTGgaataaatttacaacaatttcatttaaaaatttcttggcaatgaaaattttgaattttcatacaaaattaacatttaggcctagcctagaatGTTAGGTCTTTTTGGTCAAGATGTGAAAAAAAACAGCCCgttttgcatatattatggTTGAAAATAAGTAGGCCTAACAGATCTTATTTGTTCATAGCACTTTTTGAGCATGTTGCTACGGTAATATTGGAACGTATTGTTAGGTAGCCTAGGTTTATATGCATTATACGGCCCCCGCATTATTCGGGCATCTTGATATACCCTACGATAAGTACTTGAATATTAATTCTACAAATTAAGTATGTACAGTTaagcagggggaggggggcgttgTTGTAAGTAAGTAGCACTGGGTGCCTGTATACTGTGCACTTTTCAGCTAAATTGCTTCAACATTCATTGAAAATATTCGGATTATGATGCCTGCACCAGGCAAACCTCAATCTATATAGGCCCTGGCATAATTGCCAAGGTTCGAAATATGTGGTAGTTCAGTAGGCTGTAGCGGAGTGTAGCCCTAGACGACCAAATATACGTTGGACTACCAGAACTGTCAGAACACTGAGTAGCAGTAGTCCGGTGGGCTACCAAAATTTCCCAACTTGAAAGCTATTGTTTGTGATAAACTGTTTTCACCCACACACACAATGTGTAAATCTTTTCTATAGCAATAttgtatactgtatgtcatgaaTCATCATCGTTTAAAAAATTATaggaaaaaatgataaaaaataataaattggaCCAAGTTTACCATAATAGAACAACACAAAATGGCTGCCAAGTTTAAATCTCATCTATACAAAAAACAATGATAACTAAAAAATTTTTATTATAGATTAGGCCTACCtacaaatagttcaaaaattatatcCTTCTATAGAATCACATTTAAATTATGCTTCTTCCTCtggaaaatacaaaacaatttgtgGGGTTGACTACTGGTACGCAAAATGTACATACTTTATCTAAACCAAAATGGCATATTAATACATTTTTATTGGTAATATTATGTTACCTGAATATTTGCTGCACGTACTTAATTCAggtgttattttgtattttagtcataattcttctatttattttttacatttctatcatatatttttctataCAATCTAATCTTTTATAACCTTTTAACTTTTATACTTTGAAcaaattttttatcttttgctgtaaagcgctttagagcaattttttaattgaataaggcgctatataaattttgtgtaataataataatatttcttaaGAGGTTGAATATTAATCACTCTACTCTAGGCCTAGTTTTTTCACtgtcttgtttaattttttggcatttaaaaaaaagttcaaccacatcatttgttaaaactgtGCAATTCATTCAAACTATACTGTCGTTTATAGTTTGCACACCTACTACTGAATTATTATAGGATTGTACGAGAAAAGCGTTTCTGTGTACACTCACCTTGGACTGCACCAGTCCATCATTAAAACAGTATTTTTCTATGTGCAAACAGTAGCTTCTTCACAACACCTAGATTCTATATTCCTTTATCCCTTCGTGGGACTGACTGATTTATAGGCATAAGTAGGTCCTTAATGATTCTGAATTCAAAATTAAACACTGTGCTTAACTGAAATTAAACACTGTAGGTAATATAAGAGGGTATGAGTGTTTGTGGAATATTTGgcattaaaatgataaattgatatttGGATTTAAGAAATTCAAAAAAATTAATCTGATTTGAATAAACACAATCtggttttaatcatttttttaataGGAAAAATCAACAACCCTGCTGTGAAGTGAGAAATTGAGTCGTTCATCTCCAATCTtgaacaaatattatatatagtttatcatcaaaaccagGTTTGAGAAATATGGTGATATTTGATGTTAGCAAAGAGACAAAGGATACATTTCAAATTATTCAATCAGTGGGAGAATATCCCTTCAGGATTTTTGCCTAGATGGCCAAATGAACTTCTTAAGCCATTGGTTGGTTCCACATAGTGCATACAAGTATATAGCTAAGCTAACTCTGTAGTCtgtatcaatcaaatgttcattGTCTCAATGCCCCTTTTTCTTGGTTTTCAGAGAATTTCATTGACAAAGAAATCTTTGTCCTATTAGAAATGGAAACTTTGAAAGAGCTTATACCTCCGCTTGGACCACGCATGAAGGCTGCTAAGAAGATCAAGGAGCTAAATTCCGAACAGAATGAAACAACAGTGGTGGTATGTTCAACTTCTTAAATTCTGCTGAACTTGATTATAAACACTGGGCAAGATGGGATTTGTTTGTTTCAGATGTGGCCATTTGATATTAGGTCACAGCAAGGCCCTAATATGGCATTTTAAGAACATTCATTCACTAGTAAATGGGAGGTATTTCACAGGACCCATCACATGTATGCAGGATGGCTGCATGAGAACATTCAAGAACCATGTATCTACATTTAAATCCCatgtggaaaaaaaacatgaaatgtatGGAGCAAATGAAGTTCCCTTGCTTGATGATGCTGATGAGTTGAATGCTAGCGATCATAATTCATCAGATGATAATGAGCCATTGCGTGGGGACCATGATGAGCAACCTATTCCAAATGTTCAAAATTGGGATGATTTTGACAAAGCAGAGATAGAACAAAGGATTGCCATCTTTCTCGCAAAATTGCTGGCTTCAAGCAGTGTCGTACAGTCAACAATAGACGGTGTAGTTGGTCATACATCTGATTTATTAGATGATGTCGTTGGCTACTTGAAGCACAAAACCTCCCAGTTTGCTCAGCAAAACATGATTCAACCTAATGATCTTTCATTTTGTTCCCTGAtggaggattttgaaaaatgtgaaaacacCTTTGACAGATTCATAGGGGTTTACATGAGAAAGAAGTATTTCACACAAAGTGGTGTATTCCTGGCACCTAAGGAGATCCCTATTGCAGTAGCATTCTATCAAAGGAGGAACAGAATGACAGGAAATGTCTCTCAAGTgttgaaaaatgtttcttttcagtATGTGCCCATTAAACCACTGATGAAACTTATTTTAGAAAGTAAAGGTTTCTTAGAGAACATCGAAATGCATGAGCCCAGTCTTGATGGGTTAATGAGAGATTTCCATGATGGGGAATACAGCCaacaaaatatattctgtagGCACAAAAGGAACATTCAGTTGCTTTTCTACATTGATGACTTTGAGGTTGCAAACCCACTTAGTCCAAAGGCTGGTACTCACAAGCTTGGTGCTGTTTATTGCACCATAACCAACATACATCCGAAGTTTAGATCATCGCTAAATAACTGTCATTTAGTAATGTTGTTCAATGCTGGTGATGCTAAACTGTATGGGTATGAGCCAATATTTGACCCACTAGTTGAAGATCTTAATTCATTAATACATGATGGTATACAAATTGAAGCACCCACCTTTCAAGGGACTGTACGTGTTGGACTAGCACAAGTTACAGGTGATAACCTTGGATTACACTCTCTCTTTGGCTTTGCCCAAGGATTCACTGCCAATTACCCGTGCAGATTTTGTAAGATGCACCGAGCTGAAGCCCAGTTATCTACATCTGAGAATGTTGGGTTACTCCGCACTAAAGACAACTATCAAATGGATGTGAATGCTCAAGACCTTCCAAATACAGGTGTGAGGTCCGACAGTCCCCTAAACAA
This window contains:
- the LOC139970958 gene encoding uncharacterized protein isoform X1, with product MGFVCFRCGHLILGHSKALIWHFKNIHSLVNGRYFTGPITCMQDGCMRTFKNHVSTFKSHVEKKHEMYGANEVPLLDDADELNASDHNSSDDNEPLRGDHDEQPIPNVQNWDDFDKAEIEQRIAIFLAKLLASSSVVQSTIDGVVGHTSDLLDDVVGYLKHKTSQFAQQNMIQPNDLSFCSLMEDFEKCENTFDRFIGVYMRKKYFTQSGVFLAPKEIPIAVAFYQRRNRMTGNVSQVLKNVSFQYVPIKPLMKLILESKGFLENIEMHEPSLDGLMRDFHDGEYSQQNIFCRHKRNIQLLFYIDDFEVANPLSPKAGTHKLGAVYCTITNIHPKFRSSLNNCHLVMLFNAGDAKLYGYEPIFDPLVEDLNSLIHDGIQIEAPTFQGTVRVGLAQVTGDNLGLHSLFGFAQGFTANYPCRFCKMHRAEAQLSTSENVGLLRTKDNYQMDVNAQDLPNTGVRSDSPLNKIHHYHVTQNFAPDIMHDLLEGVCPLELKLVVKALIDKRLFNINLLNSRLVSFNYGSGDNQNKPCIFSASSMTNPDGAPGQNAAQMWCLIRHFPLMMGDLVPEDDEHWELLILLLKCMDIIFSPVISRGDTVYLKHLIQDHHQHFLEPFGNARQLKPKHHHMIHYPMAIQKLGPLTRFWAMRFEAKHNFSRRLSHIVCNFQNIAKTLAYRNQMLLCYNLLSQLSLVGDEVEIGPGSSVLVASITDSDVVHIRLRLGLYDEVFLANWCKVFGHTYKKHQMVVVGKNVELDPVFGKLVNIIAVESGVRLIYEEWLTTGFSRHLHAYKVEAQEPRKTEICRIDDLLDYHPLQMIQSGPPNDPAFCVVTRYKF